In Methanobacterium formicicum, the sequence CACAGTTGGTGCGTTGTCGGTGTGTCCGGCTACGTCTCCACGGCGGATGTCGTTTTTACCTACTCCACGTACGTTGAATCCTACGTTGTCACCAGGTTCGGCTGAATCCAGCATGTCGTGGTGCATTTCGATGGATTTTACTTCTCCGCTTGCTCCTGGTGGTTCAAAGATGACGTTGTCACCCTTCTTCATGACACCGGTTTCCACTCGGCCCACAGGTACGGTTCCCACTCCAGTGATGGAGTAAACATCCTGGACAGGTACTCGTAGGGGTAGGTTGGTTGGTTTTTCTGGTGCTTTGAATTCATCCAGTGCTTCCACTAAGCTTGGTCCTTTGTACCAAGGGGTGTTATCTGATTTTTTGGTTATGTTGTCTCCTTCAAATGCAGATAATGGTATGAAGTTGATATCTTTGGGCTTGTAAGCCACAGTTTTGATGAGGTCGGAGACTTCTTCTTTGAGTTCGTTGAATTTTTCTTCACTGTATTTAACCAGGTCCATCTTGTTTATACCAATGATGAGCTGGTTGATACCGAGGGTACGTGCTAAAAATACGTGTTCCTTGGTCTGTGGCATTACACCGTCATCTACGGCTACTACTAACACTGCAGCGTCAGCCTGTGATGCACCGGTGATCATGTTTTTAACGAAGTCACGGTGACCAGGACAGTCTACAATGGTGAACTCGTATTTAGGGGTGTCGAATCTGGCGTGGGCCAGGTCGATGGTCACTCCTCTTTCTCTTTCTTCGGATAATTTGTCCATGACGAATCTGAATTTGTCTTCTCCGTCGGATAGCTGTTGTTCAGCGATAGCTCCGGACTGTAATAATAGGTGACCCACCATAGTGGATTTACCGTGGTCTACGTGTCCGATAAACGCTAAATTCATGTGTTGTTTTCCTTTAGCCATTAACATTCCTCCAATAATATTCTCTTTATATAATATTTAGAGAGCTTACTAAGCGTACTGGTTGGATTTATTCATTCCCCTATTTAAATTAACCAGTTTGGCATGTATGATCTGGATGGACCAGGTAAGAATGGTTA encodes:
- the tuf gene encoding translation elongation factor EF-1 subunit alpha codes for the protein MAKGKQHMNLAFIGHVDHGKSTMVGHLLLQSGAIAEQQLSDGEDKFRFVMDKLSEERERGVTIDLAHARFDTPKYEFTIVDCPGHRDFVKNMITGASQADAAVLVVAVDDGVMPQTKEHVFLARTLGINQLIIGINKMDLVKYSEEKFNELKEEVSDLIKTVAYKPKDINFIPLSAFEGDNITKKSDNTPWYKGPSLVEALDEFKAPEKPTNLPLRVPVQDVYSITGVGTVPVGRVETGVMKKGDNVIFEPPGASGEVKSIEMHHDMLDSAEPGDNVGFNVRGVGKNDIRRGDVAGHTDNAPTVAKEFTAQIVVLQHPGVITVGYTPVFHCHTAQVACTFLELQKKLDPATGQVKEENPDFLKTGDVAFVVVKPTKPMVIEKIKDIPHMGRFAIRDMGQTVASGMCIDLVPAK